Proteins from a single region of Argiope bruennichi chromosome 6, qqArgBrue1.1, whole genome shotgun sequence:
- the LOC129973089 gene encoding uncharacterized protein LOC129973089, producing the protein MAAIWMATKFFLSYRSNIGIDRQYNMAYIHVILLDKGTTSTTSSVAFCSMHLIVHPKYAGCEEVFLTGDVEGDETIQGRSILLSDNSWPLMLLFRLKSMSSPSIIRFSRSKNVFTRKQFFIRGGYSLQMSSKYMEFKGMI; encoded by the exons ATGGCAGCTATCTGGATGGCCacgaaattttttctttcgtACAGAAGTAATATCG gCATTGACAGACAGTACAACATGGCCTATATCCATGTCATTTTGCTTGATAAAGGCACTACGTCAACCACCAGTAGTGTTGCTTTCTGTTCCATGCACTTGATTGTCCACCCCAAATATGCTGGATGCGAGGAAGTATTCCTTACAGGTGATGTTGAAGGTGATGAGACAATTCAAGGGCGCA GTATTCTTCTGTCAGACAACTCATGGCCGTTGATGCTACTTTTCCGGTTAAAAAGTATGTCATCACCATCGATAATACGCTTTTCAAGGTCCAAAAACGTCTTCACTAGAAAGCAGTTCTTTATACGGGGAGGATATTCCCTTCAGATGAGTTCGAAGTACATGGAATTCAAAGGCATG ATCTAA